In the Nocardioides panaciterrulae genome, ACAACCCGGACACCATCCACAGCCAGGAGGACCGATGACCAGCGAAGTGCCCGAGGAGGAGCTCGCCGAGCAGGCCGTGCACGACGAGCCCGACCCCGAGGAGTACGAGGCCGAGGAGCGCGAGACCGCGGTCTCCGACGAGACCGGCACCGTCTACGACGTCGAGGGCGAGACCGAGACCACGCCACACGACGAGGAGATCGTCGAGGCCGAGCCGGAGTGAGCCCGCCCCTGGACCAGCCCGGGGGCCGGTTCGTGGTCGTGCCCGCGTCCTACGTCTTCCTGCTGCGCGACGGCGCCACCGGCCCGGAGGTGCTGCTGCAGCTGCGGCGCAACACCGGCTTCATGGACGACCACTGGGCCGCGGCCGCCGCGGGCCACGTGGAGCGGGGCGAGACGGCGTACGACGCCGCGCGCCGGGAGGCGCTCGAGGAGATCGACGTGCGCGACCTCGACCTGGCGTTCGTCACCGCGATGCAGCGCACCCGCGGCGGGGAGCCGATCGACGAGCGGATCGACTTCTTCTTCACCGCCCGCTCGTGGACCGGCGAGCCGCGGATCGTGGAGCCGGAGAAGTGCGCGGAGCTGCGCTGGTGCCCGCTCGAGGCGCTGCCGGACCCGGTCGTTCCGCACGAGCGGGCGGTGTTGGCGGAGCTCCGGCTGGGTACGACGCAGCCGTACACCACGTTCGGCTTCGAGGCCGGCAGCAGGGAGGGATCACCATGAGCGACCCGAGCGATCAGAACGAGCCCGGCGACCAGCCCGAGGCCGGTGACCAGCCCGATCAGGCCGGCGACCACGCCGACCAGGCCGAGGCCGAGGCCGGCGACCAGGCCGAGCACGGGGACCTCGGGCCGATGCCCGAGCCGCAGATCGAGCCCGGCGAGCCCGCGCCCGGCGGTGCCGACGCGGTCGGCGACGGGCCCCACGCGGGGACGGACACGCCGGACCTGTCTCTGCGCGACAACCCGGCGGTCGACGACGTCGCGCTCCCGGAGGAGATGAAGGAGGGCGAGGACACCTCGACCCAGGCCACCCGGGACGAGGAGCCGATGTCCGGGGAGCGGGAGTCGCCGGCATGAGCGAGGACCGCCCCACCGACTCGTCCCGGGACCCCGCAGTGGACCCGGCAGCAGATCCGAGTGTGGACACCGCAGCGGACCCGGCGGCGACCCCTGCCGGTGCCGACCTCTCCGAGGACACCGACCTGCGCGAGTCGACCCCGAACTCCTCCGGACCCCAGCGCGCCGCCGGCGGGATGGGCGTCAGCAGCGAGCGGGTGGGCCACGCCGGACCCGGCCAGAACGCCACCGACGGCCTGCGCGACACCTCGCCCCACGAGCGCGAGCCCGGCGAGACCGTCCCGCCCGAGCAGTCGACCGGCAACCCGGAGCCGAAGCCGGAGGGGCTCGCCCCGAAGGCCGGCTACCCCGACCGGGACCCGCGCTCCTCCACAGGCGACTGAACTGCCCCTTGCCGCGCCGGCGCCCGTCGGGGAGCGTGCTCGGTCGTGGGGATCGAGGAGCTGCTCGAGCGACAGTCGGGCGTGATCGGGCGGCTGCAGCTGCGCGCGGCCGGCTGGGACGAGCTCGACGTGGCGCGCACGGCCGAGCGGCGCGGGTGGCGGGCGCTGCACGAGGGCGTCTACCTCGCGTGCGGCGCGGCCCCCAGCTGGCTGCAGCGCAGCTGGGCGGCGGTGCTGCTGGCCTGGCCGGCGGCGCTGTGCCATCGCTCCGTGCTGCGCCTGGCCGACGGCCCGGGACGGCGCGACGGTGGGGACGCCGTCATCCACGTCGCGGTCGATCGCGACAGCCGGTTCGTGGCCCCGGCGGGGATCCGGGCGCACCGGCTGGACGGGCTGGGTGATCGCGTCCGGTGGGACCTGTCGCCCCCGCGGGTGCCCGTCGAGGACGCGCTGCTCGACGTCGCCGCCGAGCTCGCCGGCCGCACGGGGGACGGCCGGACGGGCGGCGGCCGGACGGGCGGCGGCCGGACGGGCGGCGGCCGGACGGACGACGCAGAGGTAGCGGCGCTCGCCTGGCTGGCCGACGCCGTGCGCTGCCGCCGCACGACTCCCGAGCGGCTGCACGACGCCCTCGCGCGCCTCGGCCCGGGCGCGGACCCGGGTCGGCGCGAGCTCCTGGCCGGGCTGCTGGCGGCCCTGACCGACCTGCCGACCCCCGCGGCCGAGGTCAGGCGGATCGAGGTCTCCGGACCGCGCTCGGCCTGACGTCCCGGGCCGCCCGGCCCGGAGCCGGAGCCGGGGGCACCGGGCGCGGGCCTCACCGGCAGGCGGGGGCCTCCGGCAGCGGCGCGGGCACGCCCACCGAGGGCATGCCGAGCGTGACGCCCGACGGCGCGGGCCGGGCCTGGCGGGCCTCCCACGCCTCGCCGGAGCGGGTCCGCCGGAGCGCGCGCACCGGCCCGTCGGCGACCAGGTGGTGCGGGGCGGCGTACGTGAGCTCGACGGTGACCATGTCGCCGGGCCGGACCCCGGAGCCGGCGTCGACCTGCGAGAAGTCGGCGGCGAAGTGCACGAGCCGGTTGTCCGGGGCGCGCCCGGAGAGCCGGTGGGTGGCAGCGTCCTTGCGGCCCTCCCCCTCGGCGACCATCAGCTCGACGGTGCGCCCGACCAGCGCCTTGTTCTCCTGCCAGGCGATCTCGTTGACGACCTCGACCAGCCGCTCGTAGCGGTCCTTGACCACGTCCGGCGGGATCTGGTCCTCGAGCACGGCGGCGGGGGTGCCGGGGCGCTTGGAGTACTGGAAGGTGAACGCCCCGGAGAACCGCGCGGCGCGGACCACCTCGAGGGTGTCCCGGAAGTCCTCCTCGGTCTCGCCGGGGAAGCCCACGATGATGTCGGTGGTGATCGCGGCGTGCGGGATCGCCGCGCGCACCCGCTCGATGATGCCGAGGAACCTCGACTGCCGGTAGGAGCGCCGCATCGCGCGCAGCACCCGGTCGGAGCCGGACTGCAGCGGCATGTGCAGCGAGGGCATCACGTTGGGCGTCTCGGCCATCGCCTCGATGACGTCGTCGGTGAACTCCGCGGGGTGCGGGGAGGTGAACCGGACCCGCTCCAGCCCCTCGACCTCGCCGCAGGCGCGCAGCAGCTTGGAGAACGCCTGCCGGTCCCCGAACTCCACGCCGTAGGCGTTGACGTTCTGGCCCAGCAGGGTGATCTCGGTGACGCCCTCGGCCACCAGCGCCCGGATCTCGGCGAGGATGTCGCCGGGCCGGCGGTCCTTCTCCTTGCCGCGCAGCGCCGGCACGATGCAGAACGTGCAGGTGTTGTTGCACCCGACCGAGACCGAGACCCAGGCGGCGTACGCCGACTCGCGCCGGGTCGGCAGCGTGGAGGGGAAGACGTCGAGGGACTCCAGGATCTCGACCTGGGCCTCCTCCTGCACCCGGGCCCGCTCCAGCAGCACCGGCAGCGAGCCGATGTTGTGGGTCCCGAACACCACGTCGACCCACGGGGCGCGGGTCGTGATCGTGTCGCGGTCCTTCTGCGCCAGGCAGCCGCCGACCGCGATCTGCATGCCCGGATGGGCGGCCTTGACCGGCGCCAGGTGCCCGAGGTTGCCGTAGAGCTTGTTGTCGGCGTTCTCACGCACCGCGCAGGTGTTGAACACGACCACGTCGGCCTGCTCCCCCGACGGCGCCGAGACGTAGCCGGCCTCCTCGAGCAGCCCGGTGAGCCGCTCGGAGTCGTGGACGTTCATCTGGCACCCGTAGGTGCGGACCTCGTAGGTGCGCGGGGCGGTCTCGGCGGTCTCAGGCGTGGCAGTCATGACCGCCCAAGGGTACGGCGGGCCGCGCGGCCCGTCGCAATCGCTCGGATGCCTCGAACCGCCTGCGCGGACGCCCCGGATGACCGAGGGTGGGGACACCATGAACGAGCTCCCCTCGGCACGGCCCGCCGATCCACCCTCCGGCCCACCCACCGGGCACGGCGCCGCGCGCCGTCTCGACCGCCGCCGGCTGCTCCTGGCCGGCGCCGGACTGGCGACCAGCTCCGCCCTGTTCTCGTTCGAGCCGGCGCACGCCGGCTCGGCGGTCACCAGGACCTTCCGCGGGGAGTTCACCGACCCGCACGGGCCCGACTGGCACTACGTGCCCTTCCACGTGCCGCGCGGGGTCCGCGCGATCGAGGTGGGCTACGACTACCACCCCACGTCGATCGGGCCGACCACGGTCAACGTGGTCGACATCGGGATCTTCGACCCGTCCGGGCACGCGCTCGGGGACGCGCGCGGCTTCCGCGGCTGGTCGGGCGGGGCCCGGCGGTCGTTCCGGATCAGCCGCGCCCACGCCACCCCCGGCTACCTGGCCGGTCCGATCACGCCGGGCCGCTGGGCGGTCGCGCTGGGGCCGTACCAGATCGTCGGGGCCGGTACGCCGTGGACGGTGCGGGTCACGCTGCACTTCGGCCCGCGCGGGCCGGGGTTCGTGCCGCAACCGGCGCCGACGGCCGTGCCGGGCAGCGGTCCGGGCTGGTACCGCGGCGACCTGCACGTGCACACCGTCCACTCCGACGGCCACCAGACCCAGGCCCAGGTGCTGGCGGACGCCCGGGCCGCGGGCCTGGACTTCCTCGGCAGCGCCGAGCACAACACCAGCTCGGCGCAGCGCACCTGGGGCCGTCACGTCCCCGCCGACTTCCTGGTCATCGCCGGGGAGGAGGTGACCACCCGGACCGGCCACTGGCTGGCGACCGGCCTCGAGCCGGGCACCTGGATCGACTGGCGCTACCGGCCCGCGGACGGGCAGCTCGGGCGGTTCGCCGACCGGGCCCGGGCCGCCGGCGGGCTCGCGATCGCCGCCCACCCCTTCCAGCTGGGGGCCGGGATCGGCTGGGAGTTCGGCGACGACTTCGCCGAGATGGACGCGGTCGAGGTCTGGAACGGGCCGTGGAGCGGCCTGAACCAGACCGCCAACGAGCGCGCCGTCCAGCGTTGGCACCAGCTGCTCACCGACGGGGTCTTCAAGCCGGCGGTCGGCAACTCCGACTCGCACGGCCACGAGCAGCGGATCGGGCTGGCCCAGACCGTCGTCCGGGCCGGGGCGCTCTCGGTCGAGGAGATCCTGGCCGGCTACCGCGGCGGCCACAGCTGGCTGGCGGAGTCCTCGGGGGTCGGGCTGGAGCTGACGGCGCGGCTCGGTGCGGTGACCGGCGGGTGCGGCGACCGGGTGCCGAGCGGTGAGGGCGACGCGGTCGCCGTACGCCTGCACGTCACCGGCCTCGACGACGGCTGCGTGGCCACGCTGCTCGGGCCCGGCCCCGGCGCCCCTCTCGCGACGGCGGCGGCGAGCGGCGGCGAGGCCCTGATCGAGACGACCGTGCCGGGCGGGACCGGGTTCGTCCGCGCCGAGGTGCGCCGCGGCACCACGCCGACCGCGCCGATGGTGGCGATGACCAATCCGGTCCTGCTCGGCGGCTCGGGGCCCCACCGCGCCTGAGGACCCGACCACCCGGGTGACGAGGCCCGAGCCGGCCAGCCCGGGTCACGGGCGCCGGGGACCGGAGTGGCACGCTGGCGGTCGTGGCCCGTCCCCCGCACCAGCAGAAGAAGCAGCGCAAGCCCAAGCCGAAGGCGGAGGCCCCGCCGCTGCTGCGGGTGAGCGGGCTGCGCCGTCGCTTCGGCGAGGTGGACGTGCTGGCCGGCTTCGACCTCGACGTGCGGGCCGGGGAGGCGGTGGCGCTGGTGGGCCGCAACGGCGCCGGCAAGTCGACGGTGCTGCGCTGCGTGACCGGCGCCGACAAGCCGACCGGCGGCACCATCGAGCTCGACGGCAAGCCGCTCGACGAGCGCTCCGAGCAGGTGCGCACCCACCTCGCGGTGGTGATGGACGACATGGACTTCTTCCCCGACCTCTCGGTCGTGGAGCACCTCGACCTGTTCGCGAAGGCGCACCGGGTGGCCGACGCGCAGGAGCTCGTCGACGAGGTGCTGCACGAGGTCGGGCTGATCGCGCAGGCCGGCCAGCTGCCCGGCACCCTGTCCTCGGGGCAGCGGCGCCGGCTGGCGCTGGCCAGCGCGTTCGTGCGGCCCCGGCAGCTGCTGGTCCTCGACGAGCCCGAGCAGCGGCTCGACCGCGCGGGCCTGGACTGGCTGGCCGGGCGCCTGGTCCAGGAGAAGGCGCAGGGGCTGGCCGTGCTGATGGCCAGCCACGCGACCGCGCTGGTCGAGGCGGTCGCCGACCGGGTCGTCGACGTCGGCGCCCACCGAGAGCCCGCCGGCAGGGAGGCATGAGCACGGAGGTCCGCGAGCTTCGCGCCGAGATCCGGCACTGGCGTCGCGGGCGCGCCACCGCCCGGCTCGTCGACGTGCTCAGCGACGCCTACGTGGCGCTGCTGGCGGTGGCGATGTTCGGCTCCGCCCTGGTCAACGTGGTGCTCAACGTGCGCCGCGCCGCCGGCGCGGCCTGTGTCGCGGCCGGCTGCCTGGAGGCGCGCACCGTGCTGCCCTGGGTCACCGGGGTGGCGGGCGTGGTGCTGGTGCTGGCGCTGGCGCGGCTCTTCGGGCCGGTCTTCGTCTCCCCCGCGGTCGACTCCTGGTTGATGACGGCCCCGGTCGACCGCGGCTCGGTGCTGCGGCCGCGGCTGCTCGGCGCCGTCGGCATCGCGCTGGTCGGCGGCGGGCTGGTCGCGGCCGGGGCGTCGGCGGTCGCGGCGTTCCCGGGCGCGGCGCTGCTGTCGTTCACGTTCTCGGCGGCGCTGCTGTCCGCGGTCGCGGTCTGCCTGGCGGCGCTGTCGCAGTCGGCCGGCGGCGTGGTCGCGCGGCTGCTGACCTGGGTGCTGGTGGCGGCGGTCTGGGGCGGGCTGCTGGTGCTCGCCCTCGGCCGCGCCCCGGTCGCCGACCCGCCGGTCGGCTCGCCCGCCTGGGTCACCGGCGTGCTCGTCGCCGCCGCGCTGACGCTGGCCCTGCTCGCGCTGGCGGTGCGCCGGCTGCCGCGGCTGCGGCGCCGGGACGTCGCGGCCGGCGGGGCGCTGGCCCCCGGGGTCTCCGGGGCCCTGGCCAGCCTCGACCTGGCGCTGGCCTTCGACGTGGTCGTCGCCCACCGCTGGACCGGCCACGGGTCGGTCCGCCCGCGGCGCGGCGGCCCGTCGGGCGCGGCCGCCCTGGTCTGGCTCGACCTGACCCGGGTGCGGCGCAGCCCGCAGACCGTGCTGCTGCTCGTGGCGGCCGTCGTGGTGCCCTACGCCACCGAGACCGCCGGCGGCGGCCGGGTGGTGGTGCTGGTCGCCGCGCTCACCGGCTTCCTGACCGGGCTGCCGCTGCTCACCGGCGTGCGGGCGCTCACCCGGACCCCGAGCATCGCCCGGGCGATGCCGTTCCCCGCGGCCACCACCCGGATGGCCACGCTGGCCGTGCCCGCCGGCCTGCTCGCGGCGTACGGCCTCGCGACGGCCGGCGCGCTCGACGGGTCGCTCGGCGTCGACCCCGGGCACGCGGTCGTCTTCGGGGTGGTCGTCGGCGCCGCGGCGCTGGCCGCGGCGACCCGGTGGGTGACCGGGCGGCCGCCCGACTACAGCAAGCCGCTGGTCACGACCCCGGCCGGGGCGGTGCCGACCAACCTCTACGGCAGCGCGGCCCGCGGCTTCGACGTGCTGGTGCTGACCACCGCGCCGGTGCTGATCTCGCCGACCGGCAAGGGCGCGGTGATCTCGCTGCTGTTCAGCCTCGGCGTGCTGGGCTACCTGGTCGGGCGCGAGTAGCCGCTACTTCCGCGGGGTCACCCAGAGCCGGATCACGCCCTCGACCACCACGGTGCCGTCGCCGCGGACGCCCCGGACGCGGACCGGCACCTCGCCGCCCGCGTCGGGAACCCGGGTCCAGTGCTCGGGGTCGGTCTCGGCGACGCAGGTGATGTCGGTGGTCGCCTTGGCGGTGTAGCCGACCTCCATGCCCTTGGGGATCCAGCGCTTGTCCGCGGGGATCGTGGCCTCGGCCAGCGCGCCCATCGCGGCCTCGAGGCCGTTGCACAGCGCGATCGCGTGCACGGTCTTGAGGTGGTTGTGCACGCCGCGGCGCTTGGGGATCACCAGCTCGGCCCGGTGCGGCCGGATCTCGGTGAACCGCGGCCGGATCGTGGCGAAGTACGGCGCCTTCTGGGCGAAGAGGATCGAGAAGATGCGCTTGCCCTGGGGCAGCGGGCTGACCTTCTCCCACAGGGTGAGGACCTGGCTCATGCCGCGCATGCTACCGATGGGTAACCGTGCCGCACCGTGACCCGCACCACGTCGAGCAGGGCGCCGGCGGTCGTCGCGGCCTACCAGGGCGGACTGGTCCGGCCCGGTCGGTCCTGACGCGCGCCCGCTCGGTGGGCGGTGACTCAGCCACCGTTCCCGGGCCGGACTCGGTGCACAGCTCACCGCCACCCGCGGGTGTCAGGCGGGAGCGAGCACCTCGACCCGGTTGCCGTGGCCGTCGAAGGTGTGGAAGCGCTGGTGGCCGGCGAAAGTGGTCCGCTGGCTCCAGTCGACCGCGTGCCCGGCGCCGGCGAGCCGGTCGGCGGTGGCCTCGAGCTCGGCGACCGAGTCGAGCACGAACGCCGGATGGGCCTTGCGGGCCGGCGCGAACGGCTCCTCGACGCCGACGTGGACCTCGGCGGCGACCGACCCGGCGGCGTCGTACGCGCGAAACCACGCGCCGCCGCGGGCGCGCAGGTCGGCCGGCTTCTCGACCTCGGTCAGGCCGAGCCCGTCGGCGTAGAACCGGCGGGCGGCGTCCTCGCCGCCGGGCGGGCAGGCCACCTGGACGTGGTGCAGCTTCATGACGCTCCTCTCGGGGTGGGTGCGGCTCAGGCGGGGATGCGGGCGACGACGAAGATCCGGCGGAACGGCAGGACCACGCCGCACTCCCGCTGCGGGTAGGCCGCGTGCAGCCGCCGCTTGAACTCCGCCTCGAACGCCGGGCGCAGGTCCTCGGGCAGCGCCTGCAGGGTGGGCCGGGCGCTGGTGCCGGAGACCCAGGTGAAGACCGGGTCCGCGCCGGTGAGCACGTGCAGGTAGGTCGTCTCCCAGGCGTCGACCTCGCAGCCCAGCCGGGTCAGCGCGTCGAGGTAGACCGCGGGGTCGTGGCTGGACGGGGCGGCGACGCCCGCGGTGTGCGGCGCGTACGGCGGCTCGGCGGCCAGGTCGCGGCGGATCGTGTGGCTCGGCTCGTCGAAGTTGCCGGGCACCTGGAAGGCCAGCCAGCCGCCGGGGGTGACACGGCCGGCCAGCGCCGGCAGCAGGTCGAGGTGCCCGGGCACCCACTGGAGGGTGGCGTTGGAGACGAGCACGTCGACGTCGCGGGCGCCGCGCACCGCCCAGTCGCGCAGGTCGGCGACGTCGAAGGCGATCCGGCTCTCGGCGGCGCGCGCCCTCGCGATCATCTCGGGGCTGGCGTCGAGGCCGGTGACCGCGGCGTCCGGCCAGCGCTCGGCCAGCAGCCCGGTCAGGTTGCCCGGCCCGCAGCCGAGGTCGACCACGGCACCGGGCGCCTCGGCGCGGACGCGGGCCAGCAGCTCCACGAACGGCCGGCCGCGCTCGTCGGCATAGGTGAGGTACCGCTCCGGGTCCCAGGTGTGGGTCATCTGCCGCTCCTCGGTTTATCTTGACATCAAGACACTTTCATCGTGACGCGAAGAATTCTCGATGTCAAGATTCTCGACCGGATGGTTAGGATGGCGTCATGAGGGACGAGGTCGACGAGCTGGTCGAGTCCTGGGCCCGCGAGCGCTCCGACCTGGACCTGGCGCCGGTCGCGGTGTTCAGCCGGATCTCCCGGCTCGCCCGGCACCTCGACCTGGCCCGCCGCGAGGCGTTCACCGCCCACGGGATCGAGTCGTGGGAGTTCGACGTGCTGGCCGCGCTCCGGCGCGCGGGGGCGCCGTACGAGCTCTCGCCGGGCCGGCTGCTGCGCGAGACGCTGGTGACCAGCGGGACCATGACCAACCGCGTCGACCGGCTCGCCGCGCGCGGGTTCGTGGAGCGCTACCCCGACCCCGAGGACCGCCGCGGCGTGATCGTCCGGCTCACCGCGGAGGGCAAGACCGCGGTCGACGGCGCGTTCACCGCGCTGCTCGACGCCGAGCGCGCCCTGCTCCAGGACCTCCCCGCGCGGGACCAGGACGCCCTCGCCGACCTGCTGCGCACCCTGCTCGCACCCTTCTCCTGACCGGCGACCGCCCCCGGTCCCCCGGAGGGTGCCGCCGCCCCGGACGAGTCCTGGGGAGGGCCGGTCGCCGGTCCTCAGGACCGCGCGGGCAGCACGCAGAGCTCGTTGCCGGACGGGTCGGCGAAAATCCGCCACGGCAGCGCCGCCCCCTCCGAGGGCAGCTCGCGGCCGCCGCGGGCGGCGATGCCGGCCGCGACATCGTCCGGGTCGTCGCCGGTCTCGAGCCGGATGTCGAGGTGCATCCGGTTCTTGGTCGGCCCCTTGGGGGCGGCCTCGGGGCGCAGCTCGAGCAGCGGACCGCGCCGCGACGGATGGCGCAGGGACCTGGGCGCGACACCGGCGACGTCGGTCCAGCCGGTCAGCCAGGACCAGAACTCCGCCGCCCGGTCCGGCTCGGCGCAGTCGAGCGAGAGCGCCGCCAGGGGCCCGGTGCCGGCGTACGCCGCCCGGTCCTCCAGCACGCAGCACGGGTGGCCCTCCGGGTCGGCGAGCACCACCCCGGGCACCTCGCGCCGGTCGAGGTCGCGCGGGTCGAGGTCGAGGCGGCGCGCGCCCAGCCCGAGCAGCCGCTCGACCTCCTGGTCCTGGCGGGCCCCGCCGCGGAGGTCCAGGTGCAGCCTCTGCGGCGCCGGCGGCGGCTCGGGGACCCGCTGGAGGCACAGGTCCAGCACCGGGCCGCCCTCGACGGCGAGCCGGGTCTCGAACCCGTCCGGCTCGTCGGTCAGGCGCTCGCCGCCGAGCACCGCCTCCCAGAAGCGGCCCAGCCGCTGCGGCTCGCGGGCGTCGATGACGACGTTCTCCAGGTACACGTCCCCACCGTAGGCCCCCAGCCGACCGCCGGCCGACGGGCGCTCCCGCGGCGCGAGCCGACCGACGCAGGCGGCCCGGTCACTCCAGGAGGTCGGCGGCCTCCAGCCACTCCATCTCGAGCTCGTCCTTCTCAGTGGCGAGCGCGTTGAGCCGGGTGCTGAGCTCGGCGAGCTTCTCGTAGTCCTGGGCGTGCTCGAGGACCTGGGCGTTCAGCGCGGCCTCCTGCTCGGCGATCCGGGCCAGCTGCCGGTCGATGCGGGCGATCTCCTTGCGGGCGGACCGCTCCTCGGCACTGCCGGCCTTCGCCTTGGGCGGCGTCGCGGCGGCCGGCGACCCGTCGTACTGCCCCGAAGTGCCCGCTCGCACCTCCGAGAGTGCCTCCGACTGCCCGCTCGGCGCGCTGGGAGTCGACGCGAGTGCCGCCTCGCGCTCGCGCTCCTGCACGCTGCGCCGTTCCAGGTACTCGTCGACGCCGCGGGGCAGCATCGAGATCTGGCCGTCGCCGAGCAGCGCCCACACCGAGTCGGTGACCCGCTCGAGGAAGTAGCGGTCGTGGGAGACCACGACCAGGGTGCCGGGCCAGCCGTCCAGGAAGTCCTCGAGCACGTTGAGCGTCTCGATGTCGAGGTCGTTGGTGGGCTCGTCGAGGAGCAGCACGTTCGGCTCGGTCAGCAGCAGCCGCAGCAGCTGGAACCGGCGGCGTTCGCCGCCGGAGAGGTCGCCGATCCGGGCCGTGAGCCGGTCGCCGGTGAAGCCGAACCGCTCCAGCAGCGCGGTCGCGGTCACCTCGCCGTCGGCGGTGCGGGTGACCCGGCGGATCGACTCGACCGTGGGCAGCACCCGGCCCGCGGGGTCGAGGTCGTCGAGCTGCTGGGTGAGGTGCTGCAGCGCCACCGTGCGCCCCTGCTTGACCCGGCCCGCCGAGGGCGGGAGCGTGCCCGCGATCAACGAGAGCACCGAGGTCTTGCCGGCGCCGTTGACGCCGACGATGCCGATCCGGTCGCCGGGGCCGATCCGCCAGGTCGCGTGGGAGAGCAGCTGCCGCTCCCCCTCGCCCGGGGTCCCGCGCACCAGGTCGACGTCCTCGACGTCGATCACGTCCTTGCCGAGCCGCTGGGTGGCGAAGCGCTGCAGCTCCATCGGGTCCCGCGGCGGCGGCACGTCCTCGATCAGCTGGTTGGCCGCGTCGATGCGGAACTTCGGCTTCGAGGTCCGGGCCGGGGCGCCGCGACGCAGCCACGCCAGCTCCTTGCGGACCAGGTTCTGCCGGCGCACCTCCGAGGCCGCGGCCTGCCGCTGCCGCTCGGCCTTGGCGAGCACGAACGCGGCGTAGCCGCCCTCGTAGGCGTCCACCACGCCGTCGTGGACCTCCCAGGTCCACTGGCACACCGCGTCGAGGAACCACCGGTCGTGGGTGACCACGACCAGCGCCGAGGACCGCTGCACCAGGTGGCGGGCCAGCCAGTCCACCGCCTCGACGTCGAGGTGGTTGGTGGGCTCGTCGAGCACGACCAGGTCGTGCTCGCCGAGCAGCAGCGCGGCCAGCGAGCAGCGGCGCCGCTCCCCGCCGGAGAGCCCGACCACGGCCCGGTCCAGCGAGACCCCGGCGAGCAGCACCTCGACGACCTCGCGGGTGCGCGGGTCGGCCGCCCACTCGTGGTCGGAGCGACCGGCGAGCACCGCCTCGCGGACGGTGTGGGTGTCGTCGAGCTCGTCGCCCTGGTGCAGGTAGCCGATCAGCAGGCCGCGGGACCGGGAGACGCGGCCGGTGTCGGGCTCCTCGAGCCCGGTCATGACCTCCAGCAGCGTGGTCTTGCCGTCGCCGTTGCGGCCGACGATCCCGATCCGGTC is a window encoding:
- a CDS encoding VOC family protein produces the protein MYLENVVIDAREPQRLGRFWEAVLGGERLTDEPDGFETRLAVEGGPVLDLCLQRVPEPPPAPQRLHLDLRGGARQDQEVERLLGLGARRLDLDPRDLDRREVPGVVLADPEGHPCCVLEDRAAYAGTGPLAALSLDCAEPDRAAEFWSWLTGWTDVAGVAPRSLRHPSRRGPLLELRPEAAPKGPTKNRMHLDIRLETGDDPDDVAAGIAARGGRELPSEGAALPWRIFADPSGNELCVLPARS
- a CDS encoding ABC-F family ATP-binding cassette domain-containing protein yields the protein MANLVNLERVSKAYGVRPLLTDVSLGVAAGDRIGIVGRNGDGKTTLLEVMTGLEEPDTGRVSRSRGLLIGYLHQGDELDDTHTVREAVLAGRSDHEWAADPRTREVVEVLLAGVSLDRAVVGLSGGERRRCSLAALLLGEHDLVVLDEPTNHLDVEAVDWLARHLVQRSSALVVVTHDRWFLDAVCQWTWEVHDGVVDAYEGGYAAFVLAKAERQRQAAASEVRRQNLVRKELAWLRRGAPARTSKPKFRIDAANQLIEDVPPPRDPMELQRFATQRLGKDVIDVEDVDLVRGTPGEGERQLLSHATWRIGPGDRIGIVGVNGAGKTSVLSLIAGTLPPSAGRVKQGRTVALQHLTQQLDDLDPAGRVLPTVESIRRVTRTADGEVTATALLERFGFTGDRLTARIGDLSGGERRRFQLLRLLLTEPNVLLLDEPTNDLDIETLNVLEDFLDGWPGTLVVVSHDRYFLERVTDSVWALLGDGQISMLPRGVDEYLERRSVQEREREAALASTPSAPSGQSEALSEVRAGTSGQYDGSPAAATPPKAKAGSAEERSARKEIARIDRQLARIAEQEAALNAQVLEHAQDYEKLAELSTRLNALATEKDELEMEWLEAADLLE